From the genome of Glycine soja cultivar W05 chromosome 14, ASM419377v2, whole genome shotgun sequence:
AGAGGTAAGaaatgagtttatcgcaatttgtgttaaaatgaacatgttTAAGGGttcttaaagaattaaattggggtttattttgggatgtttattgtattaaaaTTTTTCTTGTATGATTATGTGATTAGTAATTTGCTACTTGGATTGATGCTCTGTTATGATGTTGAAATTAAGGTTCTTTAAATCTTCTTGTAACTAATTTGGCAAGGCACAGACAACTATACTTGTTCCCAGCGTTTTAGATCTTTACAAGGAGAAGTTGGACAACATGTTCCAATGATGTGTTATTTAGGTAAACACACTCACagattcttttcttcttcttttgctaCTATACTAATATGCTAAATTGCATTTTCTCACTTTTTCAGGATATACATTCACATTTAATCAGAAATGTCACAGTTGAATCACGAAGGTGGAAGATGTTTTCACTGACACTGTGTTAGGTACATAGAATATGTGCACTTGTCCTAAAGCTAGCTAGGCTGTTTTCTATGTGCGAGTACTGTGTTGAGTCGGTATATCTAAAGATGAATTcccattttttatgtatatttatctTATACGGTGAGTGAGTGACTATTTCCAAGAACTTGATGCATCTTATAAATGTGGAAACACTGTAGCACTTGCAGTTCAGGTCCATTATTATAATTGTAAATCAGTTCCACTGTGGATTTTTCTGGATATTCTGaaagttttattataaaaattcccTACAATCCTACTTATCCTTGACTACTCTTGTACATCTCATTTTCTCCCTCCTTTCAGACACAATGAAGATAATTAAACTTATGTTGACAGtaggttttaattatttatttttagtttttaaaaaatgcttaaaTTTATCCCTGTTTATGAGGGAAAATATTGTCAATCACATGAGAAGCTGATGCGTAAGCTTGCATTTCTTGCCAGTTTCAAAACTCAGAACCTTCAAGgcacaaggaaaaattatttatcatcatAAATCATACATGAAGTTGACACTAGGTGTCTTGAATGTGGGTTTCAAACTAGAATATATGGCATAGCATCTTGTTGCATTACAGTTGAATCAACACTGATTTGGGTATGTAATTTCTCATTCCACAATGCCACGGCTTTTCTGTCCCTTTGAGCAACCATGATGTATTGATCAATTAGGGACACGGGAACAGTGAACAGTCTATTTTCTTAGTGTTAGAAGCATCAGAAACTGCATGTGATTCAAGATTATCCTTATCAAACAAATCCTCCATAATCTTCTTGCTCCTGTTAAGTGCTTCTTGCGCCTATTATGCAGCCTTTCATATTCTTAATTCCAACGTTGGATTCCAGGCTCTCATGCTTTGCTACGTACCTTCTTGCTCTATCATGTGTTACACCACGGAACCTTGccaccatattttattttattcaataaattaaattaaaacttatttaattaaaaatacaagatTTTATATACACCCAAAAAGAATGGCCGAAAATCGTGAGGAGCTCAATTGGTGTCATTTCCTTAATTTTGCAAATTTACTTTCGGAAGTGGCCATGGGGCTCAATTGGTGAAAGAATTTATGATATACATGAATGTTAATAAAGCAAACACTAAATTGTGCAATCACCatgttacatatatataacCAAATTCAACCCTTTCCCTGCACCAAGAAGAGAAAAGGGGTCAATGATTCAATCCCATCCCATTGATGTATCACACAAAtaaaaacgaaaaaagaaaCTTGCTAACTCCTATGGGTAAGGAGAAGAACTGAAGAACGGTGAGGAAGAATGCGAGAAATAAGCAACTCTCAGCTGCAAACAcgtgactatttttttttatttttttttacaaatagtacattttttttctttgattttctcaagtaggctttttattaaagtttttttgtAGTATTTCTTTAGTTTTAAGAAGTCTAAATACTGTCAATCAGTTTTATAAACACTGATAAACGGtgatgataaataaaataataatatattcatttcaaTTTAGTTTTAGGAAATTACATtgttaattcatattttaaaagattttaagtttataaacataatatttaaaatattagaccTACAACTATATTCACCATTGTATAAGTAATTtgtgaaatataaatattaaaaaataaattttgaacaatcaacttaaatataaagaaaataaagttatgatataaaaatattcatttgaacatttttagtttataaattttaatttaattatattcattattttccattgtgaattttaatttttgtttgtccAACCTGCATATATCAGCCACGTAGAAATAGTCCTCTTTGAATTGGATATGATcactataaataataaaaaattatcttcaaatatttaacaaacTACATGTTTAGAAGAATTCAAATTCGACATCTATGATTAAAGTTAAGATAAGAAAGATCTTATGtcttatatgatattttaatgaaatatataatattaaattagaactcattttaaaattaatgaaatataaaattttcaccATTAATTAGATAAACatcttcatttatatttttactttgtcacttattttaaataaaataataataatttttacagCATGgataacttataaaattttaaaaatcaacttaaatatttttttaaaactattttaattgaTGAAAATATTTACTTGTCGTagaaataaacttaaaaaacaaaaacatttattttatattttaaatattttaaaattataaaactcgttgaatcaataaaaaaaagcattttaacCATTTTATGTGTcacttaaattacttttttatacttgtaataaattttgtaaagaaTTAAATTTGGTCATTGAATTCTATGaaactattatatttattttgaattatgaaaatattttagtggTATTTTTTGTATTGAGGTTCATATGATTGTCAGAGCTCATTTGAGTCAAGatactttcttttctcttcctctAACATTGTTATACTTAAATATTAGTCATTTTTTACacagttaaatatttaaaataaatttaatgttagccaatatttaataattaatttttttatatttaataattaaataatcaaaataatttaatactaaACAATTTTAAATCTTACACAATATTCTTATATTAAcacaaaaaatgtaaaataaacaatactgcaaaattaaagatgaatgatatgtaattccttgttaaaaaaaaatcaattatgtaGTTTCACagtaatgtaaaaaatgtattgAAGGTAAACAATTACGTAATTTAAAGATAATCATTTCATacaaaattcaattcaaatattgatattaatttcattgttgaaagaaaagaaaatgcttCAATCCATATGAAGACCTAAAATCATATATCTAGATTGATGTCACTTTATTGGTATTACTCAATTATTCACATACTATTTTGCAAACTAGAGAGTCCAAAACAAACAATATAATCTAACAATTCCataagaatcaattttttttttgttgtataaGAACGCAGCTACTCTTTCCCGTCTCCCGTTGTTAGTAACCTGacatagaagaaataaaataatataagtcaCCGCGGGTAAAATCGAagaattacaaacaaatatgtaaaaaaaaaaatggaattgtGTGAATCGAAAACTAAAAGCTATTGAATTAACCAGGCGGGTACAAAAGGAGTTAAGTACAAATTGCAGGAGGCATGGACAGAAAAGAAATTGCACCTGTTGAATGGATCAGAGAAGGTAGGGTTCCTCTACAGTGTAGGCATAAAAAATAGACAATATTCtaatttgaaagttgaaattgaaaatgtaaaCAAAAGATTACTCaccaaatttcattttgtaaGATGTGTTAAAACATAACTTTAACCTATTCTCATCTATTAGGATATGGTATGAAAGTTGTCTCACTTAACAAGTTAAGAGATGTAACTAGTTTTGGCAATGCTACAATAACCTTGTTACTTTTTAAACTGTTGGCTTCATCGAGTAAATTTTATGTTGGTGACTTATAAGCAGAGGTGTTACGGTGAAGATGACACCTATGATAATGAACTATAAGCAAATTAATAtcctataatttttagtttctattctctcatttttttttcctttacctAAACTCTATAATTTCCACAATATTGTTATGCAGTAAGTCATGAGTCTATAAGGACTACACTAAAATATCTCTGGTTTGGCAAATACAGGTGAAAAGGAAATTCTCTCCGTATAGAAAATCCAACTAGGGAATTTGGATTACTGTTTGCCCATGtatgtaatttttcattttttccagcACATAAATTAGACTGTTTTTCGACTTGTAGTCAACAACACATTGCTTATTAATGTTGCTTATTAAAGGTCGGCATGATTTAGAGCATCCACATTACTGTTCCAATgcttaaaacttatttattttttatattatgatgCCTATTGATGCATAGCTGCATATATATGGTAGGAGACAACCTGATACACAAAAATCAAGAGTAATATAACAACTTAATAAGTGGCATGGCATGGCATTGTTGAATAAGACTTCAACCAACTAACTAGAAATCCGCAATTACACACTACAAAACAGctccataaaaaaatactaaaaaagaaaagaaatgaaaagcacCGTAGAACACACAAGATGAAGAAGCTGAGTGAGAGGGAAAAGAGGacatagaaagaaaaagaggcTAATGAAAAGGGTGGCTTCCTCCAAAAGCTCCTTGGAATTGTTCATCAAAGCAGGACCCAACCTGAACATGAGGGTGCAGAATTTATCTAAGCATATTGTCTCCTCTAAAGTGAGGATATGCACCGCAGAGGAAAGTGCAGTAAGCATTGAGATTGTGATTAAATACATGTTGATGAGGAAACTTTGATTGATCATCCACAGGGGCCACTAATCCCCAACGACTGATTTACTTTTTGGAAATTGGCTTAACAGACTTTAGTCCTTAATTAGGTTCTTAGCCCACTTTAGAGATATTCCTAAGAAATTTGCAATACACCCTGGTTTTGTGCGCGCAAATTCATGCCACTACTAACttaaaagttcaaaacaaattgaAAGCATACAAAACCAAACAATAAGATAAAATACACTAACAGGGAGAATGCTGGCATGAATTTCTACTTTCATAACCCATTTTCTACCTCTTGCTTATGCCAATTGATAAGAGTCTAGAGAACTGTCCCCTTGACCCCACCCTAATGCCCTCCCCCTGCTTAGTGGAAACTAAATTAATGTAAGCATTAACAACACTTCACAAGAAAGCTTGACAAGCAGTTCATAAATTCTTGGGCTGCATAGTATTGCTGACAATACAAGCAAGATGCACACTGCATAAAACTACAGTCCTCTAATCATAAGAGCAAATTAAGGGCAATACCTGTCACTAGCCATGAAAAATTCACCAATTCACTCAAAATTCTatcaatattcacaaaaaatcATTACTTGGTGGTATCGTAGGGAGCTGCACGAACACAGGCTCCCACTGCCAAAAAATTATCACCTAGGATCTCCTACTAGGCCACGGGCCTTCTTGTTAGCCCGTTGACCCGTACGTATTTTCAATGCTGCTAATCAGGCTTGTTTTCTACTCTTTCTCTATCAAAATCCCTAGGCTTCACAGTAACAGACAGTTTCACTCTCTCTAACTAACTACACAAACACAAGAATGAAattgcagaagaaaaaaaacataccaTCTTTCAGTCCTCATCGTCGGAAGGTGAAGGAAGTTCCTCATGGACGAGCTCCTCCTGGCAATTGTACTTCTGGGGCTTCTGCTGCCGcatctgctgctgctgctgctggtgGTGGTACGGGTGTGACAAGATTCTTCAGGATGATTTTGCAAATAACATAAACTGCCACCGACATGATCATCAAGGTGAGCAGCACCGATGTTACTATTACCAGAGTCATTCAGTTGGGGCGATGGTGGTTGTAGTCGGGATTAATAGGGTCCAGCGTGTGGAGGTGGGCGGAGGCGGGCGGCTGTGGCGGTGGGGACGTAGTGAGCTGCGGCATGGTGATCGGAAGGTAAAGAACGAACGAACCGTGGAAGAAACTTCCAAGATGCAGCTCGAAGAACACGGATAGGACGGACGGACGTGGAAAAGTGGAACGACGAACAGTAGAAGGGATCCACGAAAAGGACAAACGGATTTAAggcatttaaaatgaaaaagaaaatggtgaTTCTTAGAGGGGTCGACATTTCTGAGTAGGAATTTGAGGAAGGTTGAAGATGCAGCTCCTAGTTTCTACAAGTAGCATACAAGTCCAGTTTTGTGATATAATAGAGGGTCAATTATCCATTTTTGAATTCaaagattatttatttgttctCAATCCTTGTCAGCAATTACACTTTATGTTAGTAATTAAATCATGGTTCAgccttttctgttttttcaaatatatcatATTCCTGCTTTTGGAAATGCAGtgatttccttcttcttctcccctTATCCATATCTTTTGATTGTGTAAGGGTGCACAACAGTGAAaagtcattgttttttttttctttctttctaatttgTGTTGTTAGTATCGTTCACacctaataatattaatttgtaaaaaagggagattttttaattgaaaaaaaataattgagacaataaaaagtaaaataaaataaaaatattcatttattttttttaacattcatAAAACTAATGcccattttttcattattttcagaaatttagagtttatgtaatttaaaatagaagaatttattcctattaaaatataatttttggaatttgtaaagtttattataatataattttagaaactAAGAACAATGCATAAATTTAATgtgaagaataaaaataaataaaactacatactctctttaaaaatttaactgaaaaaaatattaatctcaCATCTAATTGTTTTCTATTTAACTCTAACTTGTTTTCTTTAGTTATGGTGTCACTGATTAATATCCTTAAGACACTTATTAGCATTTACTTTTGATTCTTATTAGAACTTCtaaaattgtttataataatGAAGATTCTTGTCCTTATGGACCAATGTCGAATAAGTCATTTTCTATCACGGTTAATGAGTCATTTAAGCATTTACACATATAATGAttatataaaagagaaatattgtatttaataGACATAATAATAAGGCGGACGGGGTGAGTACAACTAATGTCTTCCCAATTCTTTACCCCTACTTCAATGTCTTCCCAATTCTTTACCCctacttcaatgtcttctcaATTCTTTACCCCTACTTCCTATTCCTAACATATCCTCATACCCGTACCTGATACCCGACGGGTTAAAGTTTATTATCCCATCTTCTTACCCATAGAAAAAGGGGGTATCCCGACCCCGTTCCATAACCgattcaagttaaaaaaataatttttttataaaaaaatattaaaaatttaattttagaaaaaataaattgattgttaaacatttatttttaactacttatcaataaatttattatagcacatttgtctacaaaaatcgttaagaataaaatattaaattatgtaaaaattctaaaataaaattaactagtaataaaaattttgggccttttgaataaattatgcaaaatttttaaagattttaagtggTAGGACGAGTTCAAGTTAGAGGTCGGGACGGATCTAGTCATCCCATACCCGTACCCGACTTTTGGTTGTTGAGGAAAACCCGGACCCGAACCCATACCCGGTCAACTTAGGTATTATCCGTCAAAGTCGGAACGGATTCTGACGGGTACCCACGGGTACGAGTTTTTTTTGCCATGTCTAGTATTTAAACAAGTCAGATACTGGTTCTTAATGCAAATAAATTTCACAGGAACTAATTTATTGTGCCAAAGTTATCCAATTCCAAGACACTAAAGCAATGACATGAGTTTCAGAAACTACAAAACTAGggataaaaggaaaatactaaTGTCTTGCATTGATTAAAGCATCATATAGACAGAGAGTTATACATCTAAGCAGAAAGTTATTAATGAATACTATAGTTCTTCTACTTGGACTGAAAATCCACATTGACATCGCTTTGTCAATAGAGAAGTTCCCTCATCAAAGCTTTCGTACTCTTTCAAAAACACATGCTCATGATCTTTTACTGAAGTGCTTAATGAAACATCAACATTAGTATCACATTTGTCCACCTGTTGGTCTCTTTGGTTCGGACTCTTGTCATTATTATCGCATACTGTCGCACTTGACTCATCATTATTTATACATAGGACACCAGTTAGTTTGTCTGAAGACAAACTGTTATTAATATAACGATTATTTAACCTTTGACGAGTTACGATAGAAGAAAGAAGCTGGTACCACCGACTAAGGGCCTGTGTTTCATCCCGTTTCTTTTCTTCAGCTTGTcgcctttcttcttcctctgcaTATGCCTATAGGGAAAggagtaaaaaaattaagtaatagcataaatcataaatgttaaaaaaaattataaaaacatacaGAGTCAAGGGAAAAAATCACCAAACTTCAAGAAGGAAGTTTAGTCCTTAGAAATAAATCTAAAGAAAAAGAGGCGAAATACCTTATTAATAAACTGGTAGCCCCAGTAAACTAACCCAATTACCAAAGCTATCACGTTGCAATGTAGCAAtgtttatcaaattaaattcaacAGATATATTGAGAGCAATAAAGTAGATGATATACTAACTTCACCAgtcaaattttagtttatttaatatttatttactcagcaagagaaagaaatatataCCTCTAGCAGTACATCCTTGAACTCAGCACACACCACAATACCATCAAAGACAGGATATGAACGGccatttttaaattcaaaaccaaCCATAGCAGGTGCATAATCAATTTCAAGTCTCTTGGCAACAGAAAATGCCTTTGGAAACCTTAAGTGTACAGTCCCTGGCGGAAGACATTTCTCAGACCAAACGTCTACTTGACCTCGCTCGTTCTAGAAGTAAAATAGGAAACATAACTgtcattaatataaaaatttatataatttcataaaacaagCAATTGTGAACATGCACTTTCTAGTTAGTTCATATGCATGTCTATTAACACGGTGCAGCAACTAACACAGGCAAGTTGTGTTTAAGCTCTATCAACTTCATTCCCTTAAACTCAAACCTAAAAGGTCTTTCTCTCTACAGCTTCCATtcatttaaagtaaaataaaaaaattaactatttgaAGCTCTAATATGCAGGGAATTTTCAGCTTGAGGAATCTAACTTCCAAACTATCCCCTTGGTTGAGAAATTATTGCTGTGTTTTCCATTGCCAACTCATTGTCTACAGAATATGGTAATTAAGAACAAAACCTCCTCATCAGAACAGTCATACAGTGGAGCAGTAGGAATGTATAGTTCGGGTGACATAATCTCATTGACAAGATCCAAATCGAAAAATGTCAAACCAACAATTATTTTGTATTGATCCAGTGTGCAAATCACATGGTAAATAGTTGAATACATTGCAAAGAGAATTTCATACACATTATCTTACATATCCATGCTTTTTCCAATATTTAAAGTACACCTAGAAAGTAAGAGACTGTTAGAACTCACAGTCACAGTGGCATGAAAAGCAGAAATTCAATATAACAGTGTTATTTAATATGAAAGATAGCAGAAAGCTAGTACAGGAATTGAGAATGACAACCATTGTCTGTGAATCCTTTTCCAGAGAAATATTCCCCTAAACAACCATCATTCCCCCTctccctttttctctctcttcacctCCTTACATACTCCACCCACTAACAGAATTTGTTAGAATCTCCTATGCCATGTCATGTAACTAACTCACACTCCCTAATcctattttctttctcctaGAATAAACTTTCCATATAGTGGGCCTATGTGACTCCTCACCAATATGAATATCAGTATTATTCACCGGTGTCCTATCAGAGACATTACCTTGGGAACTATCCCATTCACAGCATGAGGTAGATTTAATGGTTCCAGTTGCCACTTCCCATAAAGTTTAATTTGTTCAATAGAATCAGTGCAGCCATAGTCATCAGCTTCAGAATCTTGTACTTTTTGAGGCTTCATGGAACGTTGAAGATCCTGAATGGATTTTTTTTGGGTAAAGAATAAATTAGACAAATATATTAAAGGGAGAGAATACAATGGAATCAGGAAAACAACGCTAACATTGCCAGCCAGTTGATACCTTCACAGGATGTTCATTGGGTTTAACCTGCAGCCCTTCCCGCAGCCATCTCTCTTTTGTCTTAACTGTTTGCACACAAGTCCTAGGGTAAACTGGGTGACCTGAACAAAAGCCCAGAACTGGACCCTTTGGATGAAGTACTTGATACTTTGTAAGCCATTTTTCTATGGCATAAAGTGGATGACTTTTGTAGGCCTGCAAAGGGACAAAAAATCAAGATAAATATCACCATCTACAATATTAAGCaacattttttctatttcttttgaaaCTACCTGCTGATTGGTTGGAAGAGGTTCAGTTAATGCCCTGGTTTCCAACTCAATATCCTCAATAGAGCTCCTTGTAGGGACAACAGAATCATTCATGTTGGATTCTGTAGAAATGATTTGGTTTGTTCCTAAATGAGCCACACCTCCAGTTGCCCCAGACTCTAAGTCTCTCAATGGTTTCAACACCGAATCCCACCATGTTGAATTAACTCGATGTGATGCTATCTTGTACCACTTCATACAGTACCTAACACATCAGTATGTACTAGCATTTTCAGGCCATGAGATGTATCTTATGTAGAGGTGTCACGAGCCTTACTAAAGCTACTAATTAGCACTCATGAACTGGTTCAAAGGAGGAAGTGGAGCCAAGGGGAAACATAATGTACTATTATACCCTTATAAATATTAGCGGAGAGGGGAGGGTAAATAAAATCTAAAGGAGAATTTAATCAgcatgattaaaaaattattaaacactTTTCTTCCCCTTCAGGTCCCAATATTGGAGGGGAGGGAGGGATTTTGGTCCCCTCATTTCCCctcctctttttttattcaagcaAGGTAAAATTATAAACTATTCCCCTCCAACCAAACACTATTTTAGAGTTCCCCACAAAATATTCTCTGGTAATTTCAACAACCTTTTACAATTATCATCAAAAGACATGAATAGAATGacttgttttttaaaatgattattactGTTAAGGATTTcttgaaagataaaattatcTTGTAGTGCACCCTTTATGAGATCCATAACTATTATAAGTGTTGCTTCAAACATAGATAAGGACTCTGCACTCCTTGGTAGTTTAATCAAAAAACCAACAATCTATGTACCCAAACATTTGCTACGATAGTGCTAATTTCATaactcttatttattatttgagcTAAATTTGACTGCTAATGAAGTAATATTTACTGGAAAATCTATTACTCATGCTTGAGATCATTCAAATCCATCCGATTGTGTCTTGACACcatgtttttctttccttcttttaaaaagcaattcaaatgctcaagtaattaaactttaatttaatcCTTCTAACATCTAAGGGAGAATTTTGGTTTTTCATATTGTTGTGTATGTGACCCAATGTACATGAATATTTTGTCGTAACAGGATTTCCATAGTGTATTATAATATCAATTACTATAAGTGAAGGTGAGAATTAATGAAAACATTTAGTATATTATAATATCAATTACTATAACTGATCCATAGTGCTTGTTCATTTCAAAACTTGTCGTGCATTGCCTTTCTCATCACCGCCAGCTTATTCAATGAGAATTTATATTTAGCCTCCAAGAAACAGATAATTTATTCTAACTTCCTAAggatatttgaaatttaaaaaaccaACTAATAAAGTTAAGCAACAAAGAGGTTAAGGTTTATGCAGAACTACCAAGAATTCAATTAGCATTAATAGAAGTTGCAAAACCTTCACTGTGTTCATATAAACATATATGGAGAAAATATCAAACCTGCGGGTCACATCTTTGGCCCCTTGCCCAGCAAAAGCAACAACATATCTCAAAGATGTTTTGCATGCTGCTACCATGGATTCAACCTTGTCCTCTCCATCAATAATCAAATTCAAAGCATCAACATGCACCCACTTTCCAGTCAAATTTTCTTCACTGCAATATACTTCTGCCCAATACAGAGGAGATCCTACTTTCATTGATCCAATTGCTGTAGAAATTACTTGGGGGGAGGTTGAAGAGTCTTCACCGATAACCCTTTTCACTCTTTTTGATGGACAAGAAAAACTCGATGAATCAGGATTTGCACTTGCCTCAGTTTTACTGTCCTTACATTCAACTGTTGTAGCAGAAAGAGCCATTTCCAACTGCATCTCAAATTCAATATCCCCTTTCCTCTTTGATTTATGAGATTTGTCAGTGAGACACAATTCCGAGTTACTATCTCGTGTCTCTGAAGCTTTTGAGTTAGCAACACTATCATTTCTTACATCAACAACAGGAGGATCACTAGACTGATCCGTGTGGTTTGTCGCATGACATTTCTTACTTTTCCGTGAATGCACAAGAGAACTTTCACAGACATTTTCTATCTCATTACAAGATATTGATTCTTGAGGtgacttaaaatccaattttcgCTTAGATATCATTGGTGTAGAAGTTTTAAATATGCCATTACTAGACCCACTTGCAACTTGAACTGGTTTAAGAGGGGCAACATCCAAAATGGACACAAACCTGAAATAAGATTTAAAGTAATTGAATGTGCAAATTAGTAGCtttcaaatagaaaaataatagctTTTGCACTTAAAGTATTGAATGTGAAAATTTTGCAAactaacaatataataaaagtaattGAGGAATGATAGAAAGATATTTTGTTGTGTACT
Proteins encoded in this window:
- the LOC114385494 gene encoding DNA repair protein RAD4 isoform X1 — encoded protein: MPRRGGGSQRKKQPLASTSENQTGAQQNSEGGNRFQSPSDNGTLTEISREAVGNLIRRANKVGISRKKKTPEFEPEQNGTQVLAPMLKQKTSEIGHCGRNSMENASAEEKCGNSGLHCFDNKEELDDSDWEDGTVARDDHPVTIELNMTAHSTVQKQIRRASAEDKDLAELVHKIHLLCLLARGRLIDNACDDPLIQASLLSLLPAQLLQLSNVTKLTSNALYPLISWFHDNFHVKNCTNRETSPHFGLASALESHEGSSEEIAALSVALLRALNLTARFVSILDVAPLKPVQVASGSSNGIFKTSTPMISKRKLDFKSPQESISCNEIENVCESSLVHSRKSKKCHATNHTDQSSDPPVVDVRNDSVANSKASETRDSNSELCLTDKSHKSKRKGDIEFEMQLEMALSATTVECKDSKTEASANPDSSSFSCPSKRVKRVIGEDSSTSPQVISTAIGSMKVGSPLYWAEVYCSEENLTGKWVHVDALNLIIDGEDKVESMVAACKTSLRYVVAFAGQGAKDVTRRYCMKWYKIASHRVNSTWWDSVLKPLRDLESGATGGVAHLGTNQIISTESNMNDSVVPTRSSIEDIELETRALTEPLPTNQQAYKSHPLYAIEKWLTKYQVLHPKGPVLGFCSGHPVYPRTCVQTVKTKERWLREGLQVKPNEHPVKDLQRSMKPQKVQDSEADDYGCTDSIEQIKLYGKWQLEPLNLPHAVNGIVPKNERGQVDVWSEKCLPPGTVHLRFPKAFSVAKRLEIDYAPAMVGFEFKNGRSYPVFDGIVVCAEFKDVLLEAYAEEEERRQAEEKKRDETQALSRWYQLLSSIVTRQRLNNRYINNSLSSDKLTGVLCINNDESSATVCDNNDKSPNQRDQQVDKCDTNVDVSLSTSVKDHEHVFLKEYESFDEGTSLLTKRCQCGFSVQVEEL
- the LOC114385494 gene encoding DNA repair protein RAD4 isoform X2, yielding MPRRGGGSQRKKQPLASTSENQTGAQQNSEGTLTEISREAVGNLIRRANKVGISRKKKTPEFEPEQNGTQVLAPMLKQKTSEIGHCGRNSMENASAEEKCGNSGLHCFDNKEELDDSDWEDGTVARDDHPVTIELNMTAHSTVQKQIRRASAEDKDLAELVHKIHLLCLLARGRLIDNACDDPLIQASLLSLLPAQLLQLSNVTKLTSNALYPLISWFHDNFHVKNCTNRETSPHFGLASALESHEGSSEEIAALSVALLRALNLTARFVSILDVAPLKPVQVASGSSNGIFKTSTPMISKRKLDFKSPQESISCNEIENVCESSLVHSRKSKKCHATNHTDQSSDPPVVDVRNDSVANSKASETRDSNSELCLTDKSHKSKRKGDIEFEMQLEMALSATTVECKDSKTEASANPDSSSFSCPSKRVKRVIGEDSSTSPQVISTAIGSMKVGSPLYWAEVYCSEENLTGKWVHVDALNLIIDGEDKVESMVAACKTSLRYVVAFAGQGAKDVTRRYCMKWYKIASHRVNSTWWDSVLKPLRDLESGATGGVAHLGTNQIISTESNMNDSVVPTRSSIEDIELETRALTEPLPTNQQAYKSHPLYAIEKWLTKYQVLHPKGPVLGFCSGHPVYPRTCVQTVKTKERWLREGLQVKPNEHPVKDLQRSMKPQKVQDSEADDYGCTDSIEQIKLYGKWQLEPLNLPHAVNGIVPKNERGQVDVWSEKCLPPGTVHLRFPKAFSVAKRLEIDYAPAMVGFEFKNGRSYPVFDGIVVCAEFKDVLLEAYAEEEERRQAEEKKRDETQALSRWYQLLSSIVTRQRLNNRYINNSLSSDKLTGVLCINNDESSATVCDNNDKSPNQRDQQVDKCDTNVDVSLSTSVKDHEHVFLKEYESFDEGTSLLTKRCQCGFSVQVEEL